GGCGCCCGGCTGATCGATCCCGACCCGCCCGCGGTCGGCAGCGCGATCGAATGCCGCATCTATGGCCGTGCCATCGCGGCGGTCGTGGTGCGGCGAACGCCGGACGGATTCGCGGTGCGGTTCGAGGAAGGCATGGACACACGCGTCCATGCGATCCGGGCGTTCTATGCCGGCGAATATGTGCGCGCCTATCGGGGCATCCGGGCGCTCCCGGTCGGCAGGGCGCTCTTGCTCCGGCTGTTCGGCTAGGCACCCAAGGGATGGCGTGAGGCCTTCACTTCACCTAAACTTCGGCAGATACCACTACTGCCCTTCCCTCCGCCGGAACCCCTATGATCCAGACCCGATTTGCGATCGCGGCCGTCACGTTGCTCGCACTTTCCCCTACCGCTTCCGCCCAACTGCTCCCGCCACCCGCAAAGCCTGTTGCGCCGAAGCCCGCTGCGCCCTCGGCGCGCGCGGCCTCGTGCCACAATGGCGCGAGCTTCGACCGCTTCCTCGCCGACGTGAAGCAACAAGCGATCGCCGCGGGCGTGTCGCAGCGCACGATCAGCGAGGCCTCGCCCTACCTCGTCTACGACCAGGGCATCGTCAACCGCGACCGCGGCCAGCGCGTGTTCGGCCAGCTTTTCACCGAGTTCGCCGGCCGGATGGCCGCGACCTATCGCATGCAGAATGGCCAGCAGCACATCAAGACCTATGCGGCGGCGTTCGCGCGCGCCGAGAAGGAATACGGCGTGCCGCCCGCGGTGATCGCCGCATTCTGGGGACTGGAAAGCGATTTCGGCGCCAACATGGGCAATCTGCCGACGCTGAAATCGCTGGTTTCGCTCGCCTATGATTGCCGCCGCTCGGAGATGTTCGTGGGCGAGACCGTTGCAGCGCTCAAGGTGATCGACCGCGGCGATCTCACGCCCTCCGAGATGATCGGCTCCTGGGCCGGCGAGCTCGGGCAGACGCAGTTCTTGCCGACGCACTACGTCAACTACGCCGTCGACTATGACGGCGACGGCCGGCGCGATCTCTTGCGCAGCGGACCCGACGTGATCGGCTCGACCGCGAACTATATCGCCAACGGGTTGAAGTGGCGGCGCGGCGAGCCGTGGCTGGAAGAGATCAAGGTGCCCGCGAACCTGCCTTGGGAGCAGACCGATCTCTCGGTGCAGCAGCCGCGCTCGAAATGGGCGCAGCTGGGTGTGACCTATCCCGACGGCCGGCTGCTGCCGAACGACAATCTCGCCGCCTCCGTACTGCTGCCGATGGGGCGGACGGGACCCGCTTTCATGGCCTATCCGAATTTCGCGGCCTACACCGAGTGGAATAATTCGCTGATCTATTCCACCACCGCCGGTTATCTCGCCTCGCGCATTGCCGGCGCGGCACCCATGCGCAAGCCGGCGCAGCCGGTGGCGCAACTGCCGTTCAACGAGCTGAAGGAATTGCAGCAGCTCCTGGTGCGTGCCGGCTTCAACGTCGGCAAGGTCGACGGCGTGCTGGGCCAGCAGAGCCGCAGTGCCGTGAAGGCGATGCAGATCAAGTACGGCCTGCCCGCGGATTCCTGGCCGACGGCCGAGCTGCTCGCGCGCATGCGCGGCGGCACCGCGCAGGCCCAGCCGGCAGGCGTGGTGCGATAGACACCTCCTCGCTGTCATGACCCGCGAAAGCGGGCATCCAGTATTTCAGAGACGTCGAGGCCTACGCACTGGATCGGCCGGTCAAGCTGGGCGATGACGGGCGGAGAGAGCGGTGCGAATGATATCGTCGCAAGTTGGTGTGGTGGAATTTTTGCGCTGCCGTGGCCCGATCGCCGATTGTATTTTTCTGGGATGCTCCCATGTCTTGGGATCAGGGTACCTCCTGACATCCCAAAGAGAAGAGAGCATCACATGTCCTTTTACGACGCCGTCGTCCCTGCCTATTTGCAGATGCTGAACAGTCTCACCGGCCTGCTCACCAAGGCGGAAACCCATTGCGCGGCCAGGAAGATCGAACCCGGCGTGTTGATCGGATCTCGGCTTTTCCCGGACATGCTGCCGTTCGGCAAGCAGATCCAGCTCGTCAGCGACTTCGCGGCCAAGGGCTGCGCGCGGCTCACGCACACGGAGGTGCCGTCGATGCCGGACACCGAAACGACGTTCGCGGAATTGAAACAGCGGCTGGCGAAGACGATCGACTTCGTGAAATCGTTCAAGCCAGAGCAGTTCGACGGCGCCGACGCCAAGGACGTCACATTCCCGGCCGGCCCCGACCGATCCGTTACATTGAAGGGGCAGCAATTCTTCAGCTCGGTCTCCCTGCCGAACTTCTATTTCCATGCCGCGATCGCGCACGGGATCCTGCGTCACAACGGTGTCGAGATCGGCAAACGCGACTTCCTCGGCATGACCTGAAATTTGTGATCCATATTTTCCGTGGCACGGAGATCAACTCCGCTGCCGCGGACGAAACTGCAGAAGAACCATCCTCTTTCGGCATCCTCACTGCCGCCTCGGCGTAGCTCGCCTGCAGTTTGCGTATGGCTTCGCCCTTGCACGGCGTGTGGCGATGCACAAGTCTGCTTGACCTGCCACTGCCTGAGAGCATACGCCCATGAGCCGTCCCACCAAATTGTTCGAGTCCCTTAAGCTTGGCCCGATCACGCTGGCCAACCGCTTCGTGATGGCGCCCCTGACGCGCAATCGCGCTGCGCCCGGGACCTTCGTGCCGAGCCCGCTTGCGGCCGACTATTACGGGCAGCGCGCCTCAGCCGGACTCCTGGTCACCGAAGCGAGCCAGATCTCCCAGCAGGGCCAGGGCTATCAGGACACGCCCGGCATCTACTCGAAAGAACAAGTCGCCGGCTGGCGCAAGGTCACTGATCGCGTGCATGAGCGCGGCGGGCGCATCTTCATCCAGCTCTGGCATGTCGGGCGCATCTCGCACACAGCGCTGCAGGCGAGTGGCGGCGCGCCGGTCGCCCCCTCCGCGATCCGCGCCAAGGGCAAAACCTTCGTCAACGGTACCTTCGCCGACGTCTCCGAGCCGCGCGCGCTCGAGCTCGCCGAGATTCCGGCGATCATCGACGATTTCAAGCGCGCCACGAAGAATGCGCTGGAAGCCGGTTTCGACGGCGTCGAGATCCACGGCGCCAACGGCTATCTGCTCGACCAGTTTGCAAAAGACGGCGCCAACAAGCGCACCGACGCATACGGCGGCTCGATCGAGAACCGTGCCAGGTTGATGCTGGAGGTGTCGAGGGCCGTCGCCGTCGAGGCGGGCGCGGAGCGCACCGGCATCCGCATCTCGCCGGTGACGCCGGCGAACGATATTTCCGACAGCAATCCGCAAGCCCTGTTCGACCACATCGTCGACGGTCTCAATGCGCTCAAGCTCGTGTATCTCCATGTCGTGGAGGGCGCGACCGGCGGCCCGCGCGATTTCGCGCCGTTCGACTATGCGGATCTGCGCAAGCGCTTCTCCGGCGCCTACATCGCCAACAATGGCTACGATTTCGAGCTGGCGACCAAGGTGCTCGATGCCGGCGCTGCCGACCTCATCGCGTTCGGCAAGCCGTTCATCTCCAACCCCGACCTGGTCGAGCGGTTGAAGAAAGGCGCGCCGCTCAATGAGTGGGACAAGAACACGTTCTACGGCGGCGGCGCCAAGGGCTATACGGACTATCCCACGCTGGAGGCCGCGGACGCGGCGGAGTAGCGCTCGCTCGCGCTCATCCACCGTCATTGCGAGCGAAGCGAAGCAATCCAGGAATGCTCCCGCGGTGACAGAGTGGATTGCTTCGTCGCTCCGCTCCTCGCAATGACGGCGTGGAGACACCATGCACATGAAGGCCCGGAGCAATCCCGGCCTTGGTCTTAGCGAAGCGACGCTTTCAGCTCCGTCACGCGTTCCGCTCCGAGGAACGCCATCGCTGTATCCATCTCGCCGATGACCATCCGCAGCACGGCCTCCGCGCCAGCCTCGCCGCCGGCGGCGAGGCCCCAGAGCGGCAGGCGCCCGAGCAGGACGGCCTCGGCGCCGAGCGCGAGATATTTCAGCACGTCCGTGCCGCGACGGACGCCGCTGTCGGCGAGCACGGTCAGCCGTCCGTTCACTGCATACGCGATGGCCTGAATGCATTCCGCCGGTGCAGGCAGGCAGTCGAGATTGCGTCCGCCATGGGCGGAAACCACGATTGCCTCACAGCCGGCCTCGGCCGCGGTCTCCGCGTCCTTGACGGCCAAAACGCCCTTGACGATCAGCTTGCCCGGCCAGATCTGGCGCAGCCAGCGCACGTCGTCCCATTTGAGGCGATGGTCGAGCCGCACGGCCTCCGCGATGCTCGGCCGGGTGATGGCGGTGCGGAACACGTCCGGATAGTGTCCGTAGGTCGGCATGCCTTCGCCCACGAGATATTGCGCGAGAACGCTGACGAACCAACGCGGATGCAGCGCGACGTCGATCGTGCTGCGCAGGCTCGGCACGAACGGAATGCCGAAGCCATTGCGCTTGTTGTACTCGCGGTTCGGCGCAACGGGCGTATCGGCCGTGACGACCACGGTCTCGCAGTCGCAGGCGCGAGCGCGCTCCAGAAGCCTCGCCGTCAGTGCCCGATCGCGCCAGACATAGAGCTGAAACCACAACGTCGCATCGGGCGCGCCGCGCCGGATGGTTTCGACTGTCGTCACCGACTGCGTCGAGATACAGACGGGGATTCCGACGCGCGAGGCCGCGCGCGCCAGTTTGGTCTCGCCATCATGCGCGACAAGACCGGCGAGCGCGGTCGGCGCCACGACGAGCGGTGCTGCGAGGCGCTGTCCCAGGAGCGTCGTGTCGAACGATCGCCTTTCGTGCCCGGTCAGCAGCGATGGCGTCAGCGTGATCTCATCGAGCGAGGCGCGCAGGCGCCGCAGCGCGACCTCGTCCTCGGTGCCGCGCTCGATATACTCGAACAGGCCGCGCGGCAGGAATTTTCGCGCGCGGCCGCGGTAGTCGTCGGCATTCAGCAGCATCCGCATCAGGCGGCGTAGCGGTTGAATTTCGACTTCGAGATCGAGGTCGCGGCGACATGGACATGCTGCACGAGCTCGGCCTCGGCGCGCTCCTTGGTCCAGCGCGTGGTCGGCACCGAGATGTTGATGGCGGCGACCGCGCGGCCATGCTCGTCGATGATCGGTGCTGCGACGGAGATGTCGCCCATCACGGTCTCGTTCATGATCACGGCATAGCCGCGCTGCGCAGCAACGCGAATGCGCTCCAGTAGCACCTTCGGATCGGTCACCGTGAACGGCGTCAGCTTCTCGAGCGGCGTCCGCTCGAGAAGATCGAGCCGCTCCTCCTCCGGAAGCGCCGACAGGATCGCCGTGCCGGACGCCGTGAAGAAGGTCGGCAACCGGCTGCCGATCACGATGTCGACGTTGATGAGGTGCTGCCCGGGAAAGCGCGCCACGAACACGACCTCGTGACCGTCGAGCTCATGCAGGTTGCAGGTCTCGCCGAGATTGCGGCTGATCTCGAGCAGATGCGGCGAGGCCCGGTCGATCAGCTCGTTGGCCTTGAGATAGCTGTGGGAGAACTGGAGCACCTTCGAGGTCAGCCCGTAATTGCGCGTGCCCTCGATGCGCTTGAGGTAGCCGAGCGCTTCCAGCGTGTAGACCAGGCGCTGGGTGGCGCTGCGGTCGAGATTGGCCGCACGCGCGATATCGGCAAGCGTCATGAAGCGTTGCGGCCCGTCGAAGGCGTGAAGGACCTGAAAGGCCTTCTCGGTCGAGCCGACGAACAGCGACGAGCGCGCCAGCTCGGCACTCTTCCCCGCGCCCTTTCCCGTGCTCTTGGCCTTGCGCACCTTCTTCGTGCCACCCTTGCCGCTGCCCGTCATCTGCCGTCCCTTGCCTCACGCAATCCCTTCCGAGATCGCCAGTTGCTTGCCGAGCTCGGCCCGGAATGCCGAGACCAGCGCCGGCGCCGGCTGCACCAGGGGCGCCAGCATCCGCGGCGCGTCGACGCCGACCATGTCCATCACCGCTTTCATCGGCCCCGGATTGGTCTCGGCAAACGCCATGTTCATGAAGGGGATCAGCCGGCGGTGCAGCTCCAGTGCCTCCGTGGTACGGCCGGCAATTGCCGTCTCGTAGATCTGCCGCCAGGCGCGCGGCAACAGACAGGCGGTGACGATGATGCCACCCTTGGCGCCGGCCGCGAGATGCAGCGGAAACAGGCTGTCCTCGCCGCTCAGGACCGTGAAGCTGTCGTCGACACCGGCCACCACCTGCAGGAAATGATACATGTCGAGATTGCAGGCCTTCATGCCGATGATGTTGGGATGCTTCGAGAGCTCATGCAAAATCCTGGGCTCGATCGCGATCCGGGTCCGGTAGGGAATCTCGTAGATCAGGACGGGCACCGGCGAGGCGTCGGCATAGCGCAGGAAATAGTCGCGGACGCCGGTCTGAGTCGGATTGGTATAATATGGCGTAAGGACCAGGAGGCCATCCACGCCCTCGGCGGCGAATTCCTTGCCCGCCTGAAGAGCGTCGTGGAAACCGGTGTCGAGCACGCCCGCGATCACCGGCCCCCTGCCCGCCATGGCCTTCACCGACAGATCCGCCATCCGGATGCGCTCGGCGCGTGACAGTGCACCATATTCGCCGGTACCCCCGAGCGGCACCACGCCGTCGATGCCCTGCTTGAGCAGCCAGGCAAACAGCGCCGAGACCGCCTCGGCATCGATCGTATCGTCGGTCTTGACCGGGGTCGGAATGGCGGGGAGCAGGCCGCGAAGACGATTTGCAGTGAGCATAAGGAGAACCTCTGGTTAGAACGCGGGATGACTACCTTGCGGCAGCGCGCCGACGCAGGCGTTCGGCGACGAAAATCAGGAGCCCCATGAAGATGAACAGGCAGGTGGAGACGGCGGCGATCACGGGCGAGACCTGAAGCGTCACCTCGTCCCAGAACTGCTTTGGCAGCGTGGCGTTGAGGCCGCCGGTCGCGAACAGCGCGATGGTGAGTTCATCGAACGAGGTCGCGAAGGCGAACAGGAACGAGGAGAACATGCCCGCGCCGAGAATGGGAAAGGTGATGTAGCGCAGCGTCGCAAAGGGACGTGCGCCAAGGCTTTGCGCGGCATGGTCGAGCCGCGTGTCGTAGTTGCGCAGCACCGCCATCATGGTCATGACGACGTAGGGCACCGCGACGACGGTATGTCCGAGAATGAGGCCAAAGGCGCTGCCAACGAGGCCCATGCTCGCGAACACGTAGAACATGCCGACCGCAATGATCATGCGCGGCACGACGATCGGCGACAGGATGAAGGCGAGCCAGGCGGCCTTGCCGGGGATGTTGCTCCTCACCAGCAGGAACGCCGCCGGCGTTCCGATCAGCATGGCGAGCCCGCCCGTCCCCAGACCAACCAGCAGCGAGCGCAGAAACGCCTGGGTCCATACCGGCGAATGCAGCACGGTCTCATACCAGTGCAGCGTAAATCCCTGCGGCGGCCAGTTGAGGCCGCCGGTGCCAAACGACAGCGGGATCATCAAAATCGTCGGCGCACTGATGACGATGAGCATGGTCCAGACGAAGGCCTGCAAGCCGAGGCCCGCCTGGTCCGGATTGCGCTCGCGACGGCGTGACGGCAGCGCGAGAATAATGCGATCGGAGATCACACCGAGCAGCGTCAGTACGGCGTCGCCGATCCTTTGGAGGGGACCTGCGAGGCGCGAGGGCGCCACGTTGCGGGGCTCTGCCGCCCCAGTCATGGTCGACAGGCCGAGCAGCCGGTCATAGGCCGCAAAGACGATGAGCACGACGATCAGGAGAAGCACGGAGATTGCGCCGGCAAATCCCCAGTTCAACGTCTGCTGAACCTGGTCGATGATCAATTGCGTGATCATGGTCTCGCGGCGTCCGCCAAGCAGCGCCGGCACGATGAAGAAACCGATCGCGGTGACGAACACCATGATGCCAGCCGCGGCGACGCCGGGCAGCGAGAGCGGAAAATAGATCTTCCAGAACGCCATCCCCGGCCGCGCCCCGAGCGTTGCGGCTGCACGCGGCAGGTTACGGTCGATGTTCTCCATCACCGAGAGCATGGTCAGCACGGCAAGCGGCAGCAGCGCGTTCACCATGCCGACGAGGACGCTGCCGAAATTATAGAGGAGGCTCGCCGGGCTCGAGATGATACCGAGCGACAACAGAAGCTTGTTGATGACGCCGTTGCGCCCGAGCAGCACAATCCAGGCGAATGCGCGGACCAGAAAACTGGTCCAGAACGACAGCAGCACCCAGAACAGCAGTGTTGCCTTCCGTTCCTTGCCGACAGAAATGAGATAGGCGATCGGGTAACCGGTGACGACGCACACCAGCGTCGTCACCAGCGAGATCTTCAGGGTGATGAGGAGGACATCGACAT
This genomic interval from Bradyrhizobium sp. CB82 contains the following:
- a CDS encoding ABC transporter permease subunit, with protein sequence MALAKAPAIEPGQLRTATRSRARSQAWTWAAMGGPLVLLLVLFLIYPVGQLLLLSIYNDSGFTLAPYRQLFASSVYVDVLLITLKISLVTTLVCVVTGYPIAYLISVGKERKATLLFWVLLSFWTSFLVRAFAWIVLLGRNGVINKLLLSLGIISSPASLLYNFGSVLVGMVNALLPLAVLTMLSVMENIDRNLPRAAATLGARPGMAFWKIYFPLSLPGVAAAGIMVFVTAIGFFIVPALLGGRRETMITQLIIDQVQQTLNWGFAGAISVLLLIVVLIVFAAYDRLLGLSTMTGAAEPRNVAPSRLAGPLQRIGDAVLTLLGVISDRIILALPSRRRERNPDQAGLGLQAFVWTMLIVISAPTILMIPLSFGTGGLNWPPQGFTLHWYETVLHSPVWTQAFLRSLLVGLGTGGLAMLIGTPAAFLLVRSNIPGKAAWLAFILSPIVVPRMIIAVGMFYVFASMGLVGSAFGLILGHTVVAVPYVVMTMMAVLRNYDTRLDHAAQSLGARPFATLRYITFPILGAGMFSSFLFAFATSFDELTIALFATGGLNATLPKQFWDEVTLQVSPVIAAVSTCLFIFMGLLIFVAERLRRRAAAR
- a CDS encoding DUF1993 domain-containing protein codes for the protein MSFYDAVVPAYLQMLNSLTGLLTKAETHCAARKIEPGVLIGSRLFPDMLPFGKQIQLVSDFAAKGCARLTHTEVPSMPDTETTFAELKQRLAKTIDFVKSFKPEQFDGADAKDVTFPAGPDRSVTLKGQQFFSSVSLPNFYFHAAIAHGILRHNGVEIGKRDFLGMT
- a CDS encoding alkene reductase encodes the protein MSRPTKLFESLKLGPITLANRFVMAPLTRNRAAPGTFVPSPLAADYYGQRASAGLLVTEASQISQQGQGYQDTPGIYSKEQVAGWRKVTDRVHERGGRIFIQLWHVGRISHTALQASGGAPVAPSAIRAKGKTFVNGTFADVSEPRALELAEIPAIIDDFKRATKNALEAGFDGVEIHGANGYLLDQFAKDGANKRTDAYGGSIENRARLMLEVSRAVAVEAGAERTGIRISPVTPANDISDSNPQALFDHIVDGLNALKLVYLHVVEGATGGPRDFAPFDYADLRKRFSGAYIANNGYDFELATKVLDAGAADLIAFGKPFISNPDLVERLKKGAPLNEWDKNTFYGGGAKGYTDYPTLEAADAAE
- a CDS encoding lytic murein transglycosylase, yielding MIQTRFAIAAVTLLALSPTASAQLLPPPAKPVAPKPAAPSARAASCHNGASFDRFLADVKQQAIAAGVSQRTISEASPYLVYDQGIVNRDRGQRVFGQLFTEFAGRMAATYRMQNGQQHIKTYAAAFARAEKEYGVPPAVIAAFWGLESDFGANMGNLPTLKSLVSLAYDCRRSEMFVGETVAALKVIDRGDLTPSEMIGSWAGELGQTQFLPTHYVNYAVDYDGDGRRDLLRSGPDVIGSTANYIANGLKWRRGEPWLEEIKVPANLPWEQTDLSVQQPRSKWAQLGVTYPDGRLLPNDNLAASVLLPMGRTGPAFMAYPNFAAYTEWNNSLIYSTTAGYLASRIAGAAPMRKPAQPVAQLPFNELKELQQLLVRAGFNVGKVDGVLGQQSRSAVKAMQIKYGLPADSWPTAELLARMRGGTAQAQPAGVVR
- the dapA gene encoding 4-hydroxy-tetrahydrodipicolinate synthase; the protein is MLTANRLRGLLPAIPTPVKTDDTIDAEAVSALFAWLLKQGIDGVVPLGGTGEYGALSRAERIRMADLSVKAMAGRGPVIAGVLDTGFHDALQAGKEFAAEGVDGLLVLTPYYTNPTQTGVRDYFLRYADASPVPVLIYEIPYRTRIAIEPRILHELSKHPNIIGMKACNLDMYHFLQVVAGVDDSFTVLSGEDSLFPLHLAAGAKGGIIVTACLLPRAWRQIYETAIAGRTTEALELHRRLIPFMNMAFAETNPGPMKAVMDMVGVDAPRMLAPLVQPAPALVSAFRAELGKQLAISEGIA
- a CDS encoding IclR family transcriptional regulator C-terminal domain-containing protein, which produces MTGSGKGGTKKVRKAKSTGKGAGKSAELARSSLFVGSTEKAFQVLHAFDGPQRFMTLADIARAANLDRSATQRLVYTLEALGYLKRIEGTRNYGLTSKVLQFSHSYLKANELIDRASPHLLEISRNLGETCNLHELDGHEVVFVARFPGQHLINVDIVIGSRLPTFFTASGTAILSALPEEERLDLLERTPLEKLTPFTVTDPKVLLERIRVAAQRGYAVIMNETVMGDISVAAPIIDEHGRAVAAINISVPTTRWTKERAEAELVQHVHVAATSISKSKFNRYAA
- a CDS encoding alpha-hydroxy acid oxidase, which translates into the protein MRMLLNADDYRGRARKFLPRGLFEYIERGTEDEVALRRLRASLDEITLTPSLLTGHERRSFDTTLLGQRLAAPLVVAPTALAGLVAHDGETKLARAASRVGIPVCISTQSVTTVETIRRGAPDATLWFQLYVWRDRALTARLLERARACDCETVVVTADTPVAPNREYNKRNGFGIPFVPSLRSTIDVALHPRWFVSVLAQYLVGEGMPTYGHYPDVFRTAITRPSIAEAVRLDHRLKWDDVRWLRQIWPGKLIVKGVLAVKDAETAAEAGCEAIVVSAHGGRNLDCLPAPAECIQAIAYAVNGRLTVLADSGVRRGTDVLKYLALGAEAVLLGRLPLWGLAAGGEAGAEAVLRMVIGEMDTAMAFLGAERVTELKASLR